The Limanda limanda chromosome 13, fLimLim1.1, whole genome shotgun sequence region CATCGCTGTAGTTCACTGCAGAGGTTGTACAAAGCTTCTTAGAGATGGCAGATGTGGTTTCAAAGGTGCTGGAGGTATCAGACGGTTGTTCCCCCCGACTAACCTTTGACTAAGCTGGGTGAAAAGTATTttacaagagagagaaaagtaaagAGGGGAATTAAAAAAGGgcagaaaaagacagaacacAAACCTGACAGTTAAAGTTccaaaagaaacacaagaggAAAGTGGAATTTTCTGACTAATTTGGCTGATGTGAGACTTTGCAGGAGGCTGCTCCAAAGTAACAGTTTTTAACTTGAACTATTCAACCATCAGAAAGTTTTCAAGTCTGGAGTTTTACCACCATCCTACtctattttaaatcatttatataaaatttaGAATGATGTACAATGTtaatatatgaatgtaacacAATCTAAAGACAAGATGTCCTTAAACGGCTAGTAGAACCTTTTTGAGCACCTTTAAATCCATGTTGACGTAGCAACTGTCCCCGCTGCAGAGGATTCTCTGATATGATCAACATCTCCAGAACAGATGCTAATGAGCCGTGGCGCTTTTTCTTCAACTGCTTTTTCTTTAACTCCTGTTTCTTTAACTGCTGTTTCCAAGGTAAACAATTAGCAGTCATTCTCACTTTCATGAGCAGTTTTTGAATATGATCTACTGGGCCCTGAGAAATTGGGCCCACAAATCTATGCGAATTTTTCACGAAATTCTTGTCTTTTTTCAGgtgaatttttttgttttaccaaGGCAGACCTCAAAAGTTAAACAAAGCTAAATTGGTTAGTTCTGTATGGTCAACGTTTTATTTGGATCCGAACCAAAATATACACACTAATTTATATCAGTCCTCTCAACAtgtctgattattttcatcaagattcatgaataattctctgtgaaatcaaaggaaatgttgaaaacaaaGAGTGGATCCACCCTCTGatttggatccacaccaaatgtgatgggttctttcctgactcatagcacatccttccaccgaggGTTGTCATAATacatccagtagtttttatgtaatcAAAACAATCAACCAATAAATGGAGAGGGGTCCTAAATCCTAACCTATGTTTTTGTATCTTTAGCTACACGAGTAGCATATCTTTGTGCAGGTCCCTGTCGTTCTATTGGTTGGTTGTTTCACTACTGCAGTCtacactgaaatatctcaaccactggatttatttcattgaaatgttCTTAGTACCCGGAGGATGACTTGATGACTAATGACTTGATGCAGGTCATATGAGGAACAGGACATGAGGTTCTTATGTTTTTGATGCTCTACTCATTGCTCATTCTCACATTAACGAAGCCACAAAAGAACCGGATTACCTCACGTTGTGGGCTCTCGGCAGCCGGCACAATCCTCCACCCTGCACGTACCATATATAAACATCTGCATCCATGACACTTCTTATCACCTGTCCTGCATCTCTGTGGTTTTTGTCTGGGACCTCCGCGAAGTGCTCCCGCTGTGCCTGCTTGTACGTGAGCCACTGCAATAACCTGGAAGAATGCCTTTGACGAGGCTATCGCAGGCGCTGGCTTTTGTTGCTGGTCTGCGGCTGTTTGCATGGTCGTATGAGTCGACAAGCCACCACTGGCCACACTGGCTGGCAGAAAACACTGGTCTTTGACTGGAGCAGCAACAAACACAGTCCTCGGGCATAGAAGACGTGATTTATGTGACCCGTCAGTGTGCTCAGGGGCCCGCGgcgctgttttttttgtttttgttttacagtatcTGGACAATTGTGTATGTATAGACTTCATTTCGCCCGCATGTTGTGTCTTTTAGTTTATGTTAGTCCTTTCAAAGTTCTGGGAGGAAGAAGGTTGACACAGTGAAGGCTTGTTCTTGTTCTTACATTCCTCTCTcgcttgttctctctctctctcgcttgttctctctctctctctctctctctctctctctctctctctctctgtctctctctctctctctctctctctctctctctccaggtgggACCAGATGCAGGGCTCGGAGGAAAGATAGACAGGAGGTTACCTCTGTAATGTCAGCTAAGGCCAAGGTTTGTCAGAAACACACCTTAATGCCAAAAGAGATCGGTGaaactctcctcttcctccgcatTTTTCTTCGTCTTATCTTCTGTTGCTTCTTCTACTCTCTAGACATCTTTTTTCACCACTCTTCCTATTTGCCATCCATTTCACCATCTCTGCAAATAACCGCCAGCCTGCTCATTTTTCATTTCCACTGTACAGACCTCTTTAAACCAGGTGGTGAGTTATGTGTGAGTCTGAATTGTTAATGAAACCCATCCTCACAAGGATCAGACTTGAGCTTTCCATAAAACCATGTCGGTGCAGAGTTATTTGACTCAAGTACTGCTGAAGTGTAAGTGAGATCACTTTTGATGAAATAGGCCTAAGACGgagatattgttttttatgtgcTTTTAATAAGTGTAATCTCATTGTCTTTATCTATAAAGCTCTTTGtcaaattttgtattttattaccATGATTGCTACTATTTTAAATGCTTTTTACCTCTAGTAATCGAGTAATTAAATACAGATTATCAACAAAACTCTAGTGTTGCTGAGTGTTAGTTGAGAAGCTTGATACCATCGTCGTATCTCTCTactaaatatgaagctacagacagcagctggttagcttagcttagcataaacacTGAAAACAGGGGGGAAAAAGTTAGCCTGGCTCTGCTAAACGATGCACAGGGACAGAATAGTCTTAAATAATTTTGCTATATGAAGTTGCACAAAACTCTACATTGTGTTAACTGTTTGCCTCATAGATTTATCAGCCACAGTAAGCAGTTGTTTTCAGGTACACTACCAGCTCAGCAACAGTTAGCAAACACACAAGGTTACCAGCTAACTAGCGCAGCTGGTTCAACAGGGAGACTaaaacagagataaaacaaaaatgaacgTTGGACCTTCTTTCACCAGGTGAACAGAGGTATGATTAAAAAAAGCTCAGAAAAATACCAAATATACAATGTGATCTTTATCTGCTCGACATGGGCAACAGGTCCATCTTAACAACTTTACAAAACGATAGCTGACAATGTTCCTCCGCCCACAAACATTTGGCCCAAAATGTAGAAATCAATCGGTGCTGCTCTGCTTTCCATGCCCTAGTGGCATGaaataatcttttttcttttaagaatCACTCgctattttattcatttattacgCCAACATTGACATAGAAGAAAGTCAGATAAATAAACGctctcatctgtgtcctgtaggTGCTGCTCTGGGTGCTCCTCTCTTTGCTGCCTCTAGTGGAAGGAGCTCATATGAAAGCTGGTGCTGCCAGTGTGGTATCGGACTCGGGCCACGCTGTGGGCCTGTTGGGGGGGCAGGAGGAGCGACAGCCTCCTGTGACGTTAccagaggtggtggaggacgaggagcaggaAGACGACAGTGACCCTTACTCTACTTGGCACGCTCTATATGGTACTGAAGCTCTTCTGAAGGAGACATTTACAGCACGTCTGCTTCACTTTGCAGTATTTGCATGTGGCTGGAGATCTGCTCTATATCTCAGTTATCTAAATATGTATGTGAGTTAAAAGGTGACCAGTTATTTAAGCTGTTAAGGGATTAAAATGAAcgatgaaaattcactcattatctcctcatcactatgccgatggagggtgggtgaagtgcttgaatccacaaaacacttttggagtttcagggctaAACaacgttgcagccaaatccaatacaattgaagtaaatggttaCCAATacttcaaacacaaaaaaaacaacagaaaaatacatataaataactCCATCCTGCTCCTCAAAACTGTGTCTTTGACACTGTGTCTTTATATATTacgagtgaatttaaatttttcagcAAACTAACCCTTTAAGGTAAAGTGTAGGAGAAATTGAGTCTCATTGCttgtaattatttttgaataaatGCTTTCATGCCAACTCTCTGTTAACCGCTTCTATTTCCTCTCTGTTCCAGACCCATTTGTAATAGATGAGGTGGATGACCATCCCAGTAGTCGTTGGGCGGGGCGTTCTCCACGCTCCTCTGACCCCACAGAGCCTAAACCCACAGGAtcacagaagaaaaagaagaagaggaaaaggaaagacaaggaggaagtggaagagaCGGGGAAAAGAGATAAAAAGGGCAGAGGTAAAAAAAGGCGgccaaagcagagcagcagggactgccgggtggaaaagagagagatgaaggtTCGGGACCTGGGCCTCGGGTTTGACTCGGATGAGATTGTCCTCTTCAAGTTCTGTGTGGGCTCCTGTCAGTCCTCAAGAACAAATTACGACCTGGCCCTGAAGGCACTGCTGGAAAACGGGTCGGTGCCCCGGCGCAAAGTCAGCAGCCACCCCTGCTGCCGGCCCGACCGGTACGAGTCAGTTTCCTTCATGGACGCCCAGACCACGTGGAGGACCATCCAGTCTTTATCTGCCGCCAGCTGCATGTGTATGGGCTGAAGACACGAAGGAGGGAGAGGCTGATGAGAGCCGGTGTCATCCATCCTGACGGGAGAGGTGTCGAGACCTGGGTGTAGGAAGCAGCATGAGGGGCGCACTGTCCTATTCACAGACCAGAGGAAATACTGATGGCTGCTCTATGGCTTCCTGTGGTGCATTTCCAGATGAGGATATGAGGAGTGGGTGCAGCTGCATGATAGAGGGCGAAGGTCAGAGATTGAGGGGGAGGTCAGCAGAGAATCACAGGCTGGATTTACAGTCGTCTCATCAAAGAATAATTGTTACTGGTTCTGGCAGGATGCAGCAGACCAGTCATTACTCAGAGAGGAGACGCTTTATGGGAACATGTTTTGATGTAACATGGGCGAGACAAAGCTCAAGAGACACAGATAAATGACGCAGTTAATGGACTGACACTGTGTATATAAACTGAAAAGACTGATGTGATGTTCACAATAACTCACAGTGACGCCAGAAGTTCATTATCTTTTTTCTTCCCACACAAAGACGGGGACATTACGTTGGGCCAGTTCTATGTTCAGGTGAACTCAGCCAAATGGATGCCATGCATCTTCATGTATTActgtataaaagtaaaatatatttatttctgataaattatttatttattatagcTTCATATGTGAGCTGTTTTTATGAACTCTATATTGTAGATAAATATCTATTTATTGCCTCAGATTTTCATGTCAACCGTTACTTCTGCTCACAGACAGTACGTGCATATCTGTTAAAGATGCTGATTTTCACATTTGTTAAAAACCGCTCAAGACCAGGCTGAATGGCTGATTCTAGATTCTAATGATTGGATACACTTTACGTTTCTGGTAAAAGTATGCAAAACTGCAGATATTGTCTAATATGACAATATGACATCAGAAACAAATTGACCTGCATTGAAACGATGTGGTAAACTCAAGGAATATTTCCCCTCGAGACCATCTCACATACGTGAGAGCAGATCTCAGGTTTTGTTGTTACTTCTGGATAATAACATAGTTTTTCCCACAgagaaatagaaaagaaaatcagCTTTACATCTCGAATGTATGTACAGCAAACAAGTCAAACATGTATACTACAGTACCTCAACCTTTCTCATTTTACAGTtgtgtcacattattattattattattattgttgttattattattattattattattattattattattattattattattattattattattattattattatatgaagTTTCCTTTATTTTTGTATGGCATTATCCTCAAGGGAATAAAGTTTTTTATATAAACATCTTGTTATCACTGCTACTTTACCCATTGAAGATTCAAAGTGTTTTCTCCAAGTCTCCAGCTGACCTCTACTATGACTTTTGTGGTAACAACTCTACTTTTCTTTTCCCCGGTCAACTCGCATGAGACATTTTGTGTTATAGCGCCACCTTTTGGCGTAATACGTAAAATTTGCTCCTGTGGTCACCAGTTTCAAGTGAAGTGAGTGTGACTCTCCTGCCACCTGTCTGTCAAACAGGTTCAAAACAGATCATTCATCTCCAACCAACAGAGCAGGTAATGTCTTTAGTGTCACTTTATTCTCTGCACAGACCCACCAACAAATCCAGCAATCACCTGAACACCACCACTTAAAccaacaataaatatatatatgtatgtatacatatttttgttatttaaaaaaaactgatgtgTTTAATTTGGCTGTTTACAAGAGCACATATCAAAACATCATATGGAAATGCAATGCAGTGCAATATaaatcaaaattaaaaatgatttcagGAGGTCTACATTCAGTTGTCCCTGCATCATGAAACACTGTGGAATGGCATCGAGAAAATTAgcagcatttttaaaaaaaagtatgagATTCAGTGTAACGACCACACATCAGGAAAAAACGTGTTTTCCAAATGGCACATGTGAATTCATACAGTTTATCAAACTCTTAGTAGAGTCACACATTTGTACCCACAGGGTATGATGATATTACTGAGCATACATTTCCATGGTTGGAAATGGTCACCACAGGCTTCATCTAATGGTGACTGTGGACTTTCAGTAGAAGTTAGAAATCGGATCTTTCTAAAACTACCAGTGATACTGTGCAACTTTTGATATCTTCTAAGTGAACTGTGAACATAATGATTTGAGGTTGAGGCAGAATCCTGCGGTTTCCTGAGCCTCATGTGAACAAACACACGTTTCTGGAAATATAAAAACTAGATGTGTCATCCTGCACAATCAGCTGAGTTAAATGTTCCTTTAAAACATTCAAAGTAAATGCACAAACCTTTCTGCAGCATTAAATCATACAATAGATGTGTAGTTTAGAGTTTATCACGTACAGCATTGATATTTCTCAGTTAAATGAATATATCCACCTTGCTGTGGAGACAGAAAGCTGCCagacttttaaatatttctaaACATGTGTTGACAAATGTCCATCAGAGACACTTCTGTGACTGACAGGAGCTCGGTGTGCTGAACGTGCATGTGACAATGTCCACTCTCATGACTTGCCCAGAGAGCGGCTGTGTCGAGCTGCGTCCTGGAGAAGACTCGGCCGCCACCTCCTGTCCAGGATCagcctctttttcctcctcagacCCGAGGATGGTGGTCGACTCCACGCTGAACGGGTGAAAGTTGACCCGGGCGGTGTCGTACTCCCACGCTTGTCTCATTGCGAAGTCTGTGAAGGTTTGATTCTTGATGGACGCCTGGTGCTCCAAGTCGTTCCTGTAGCTGGCCGTGCGTAATGACGCGTAACTGGTGTCGTTGCTGTTTAAAGTAGGAGGGGAGTGTTGACCTTCGACCCAGCCCATGTTGCTTCTGCGACCATCCCTGACGTGCGCCACCGTCCTCTTCAGCCCCTCGCAGCCCTTCAGCAGCAGGTTTTTCCGGCACAGAATGTAAACCCAGGGGTCTAATATGGGGTTGAATGAAGCGAAGCGGATCGCCAACAAGTCGCTTCGGTAGTCAGGCTTCCCCCCAGCAGAGATATAGGCAGGGTCAAACAGCTGGTTGACGAAGATTCGCACCTGTCAGGTAAAACATGAGGAAAGAGAAAGTCAAAGATTATGTTATAATATCAAATGAAAGAATAATTAAACTTGTTTGGCACATACGTCGTGCGTAAAGACAGTTGGATTATAGTTCTCACCACTAAAGGGATGGAGCAGACCAAGAAAACGATGGTCATGAGGATCAGCAGCCCGAACATCTGGATCTCCGCCGCCGAGGTGACCGACGGCAGCCGGGGGAAGAGGCGACGTGAACCTCCCTGATCACACGACTCCGTCCGGACTATCCCCGTCCTCTGGTTCATCCCCACCAGCGACCTGCACACCGCCAAGTTGCAAAACACTGTCACTGCGATCAGCACCAGCATCACGCCGCCGTACAGGAAGGAGTAGCAGGCTGCCAGTGGATCCATCGCCCTCCAGTTCAGAAAGCACCAAGTCCCGGGGAAGTGTCTGACATGCTGCCCGAAGCCAAAACTGGGCATAATGCACAACACGATGTTAGCGAGGTAAACGACCAGGAGCACAAAACGCGCCATCGTCCGGTCTATGTGCTTGGAGTAGAAGTACGCATGGTTTATGGCCAGGTAGCGCTCCACGGCCATGGCGCACAGGATGGACATCCCGGCTGAGCCGAAGAAGAgcatggagaaggagaagaagtggCAGAGCAGCGCGCCTCCAGGCCAGCGGTTGGCGACGTACGTGGCGATCACCACTGGGCTGGTGAAGCAGGTGCCCAGCAGGTCCGTGATGGCCATCCCGCAGACCAGGGTGTAGAAAGTGGTttccttctgttcctttttGGAGATGCACAGCACGGCTATGGCGATGAGGTTCCCCAGCACCCCCACGGAGAACATCGTGGCTGAAGTGACCAAAGACTTGGACTCGAGCCGGAGCGCACTGTGGTTGTggctgagacacagagaaggcTGCAGCGGCTCAGAAACGTTCGCGTCCAGTTCTCCAAACGCGAGAGAGTCGTTGATCATTATTACAACCAACAACGCGCAATGGGTGAAAGTGCAAGAACTTTACCAGGAAAGCAAACGCGTTGTAGAAAAATGCCCAGTGACACAAACTCAaccacagtgaaaacaaacctAAAGTGCACCACACCGGAGTGAAGCTTGTCCTTGTCCTGTTGCCAGAAGCGTCTCTGTGCCTCGATGCGCCCACATGAAGGTGTGTCTGCAGCTTGTGTTTACACCGCACGGTGCTGCGGGGTTTTTAAGCGGCGTGCTGATGTCAGGGTGGTGACGTGCGGGCTGTGAGCGCGGTCACCGAGGTTTCCCAGGATCACGTATGTTAGTGTCAATGCTCCACACTTCTCACTGCATGCACGCCACGTCGCAGCCTCGGGGGTAA contains the following coding sequences:
- the LOC133017523 gene encoding glial cell line-derived neurotrophic factor-like; amino-acid sequence: MRASLSASGISHSPVTLPCLSLPPVKGHKVSGSTEGQALWPGAFPSPGASCCVVWSHSLIIASERRFELSGQVIKPSLSGARERATRKHFGERWFTQTRDTLLMTSVCVEAVQVLLWVLLSLLPLVEGAHMKAGAASVVSDSGHAVGLLGGQEERQPPVTLPEVVEDEEQEDDSDPYSTWHALYDPFVIDEVDDHPSSRWAGRSPRSSDPTEPKPTGSQKKKKKRKRKDKEEVEETGKRDKKGRGKKRRPKQSSRDCRVEKREMKVRDLGLGFDSDEIVLFKFCVGSCQSSRTNYDLALKALLENGSVPRRKVSSHPCCRPDRYESVSFMDAQTTWRTIQSLSAASCMCMG
- the ptger4c gene encoding prostaglandin E receptor 4 (subtype EP4) c, which produces MINDSLAFGELDANVSEPLQPSLCLSHNHSALRLESKSLVTSATMFSVGVLGNLIAIAVLCISKKEQKETTFYTLVCGMAITDLLGTCFTSPVVIATYVANRWPGGALLCHFFSFSMLFFGSAGMSILCAMAVERYLAINHAYFYSKHIDRTMARFVLLVVYLANIVLCIMPSFGFGQHVRHFPGTWCFLNWRAMDPLAACYSFLYGGVMLVLIAVTVFCNLAVCRSLVGMNQRTGIVRTESCDQGGSRRLFPRLPSVTSAAEIQMFGLLILMTIVFLVCSIPLVVRIFVNQLFDPAYISAGGKPDYRSDLLAIRFASFNPILDPWVYILCRKNLLLKGCEGLKRTVAHVRDGRRSNMGWVEGQHSPPTLNSNDTSYASLRTASYRNDLEHQASIKNQTFTDFAMRQAWEYDTARVNFHPFSVESTTILGSEEEKEADPGQEVAAESSPGRSSTQPLSGQVMRVDIVTCTFSTPSSCQSQKCL